From Anaeromicrobium sediminis, a single genomic window includes:
- a CDS encoding YjiH family protein: MDNTRANTRNSVDILKFIFLSAIGIFMFFIPITIGGKSTIPLDHVVTGIKILLGSFTKYYALVVIILGGIYPFYKKTWNKDMVTTIFSLFKIVGVFVAFLAITNTGPEWLFTKDMVPFLYDKLVISVGLIVPVGSAFLAFLVGYGLLEFIGILMQPVMKPIWKTPGRSAIDAVASFVGSYSIGLLITNRVFKEGKYTIKEASIIATGFSTVSATFMIIVAKTLGLMDMWNFYFWSTLVITFIVTALTVRIYPLSKKEDTYITESGDGEVRLEGNIFENALNEGLTAASKSESIGKNIVDNLKDGFIMTMGILPSILSIGLLGLILAKYTPIFDVLGYIFYPVTLLLKIPEPMLVAKASAVEIAEMFLPALIAKSAPLISKYVIGVVSVSAVLFFSASIPCIMSTEIPISITEIIIVWIERTIFTLILAALTAFMFL; this comes from the coding sequence ATGGACAATACAAGAGCTAACACAAGAAATTCTGTAGATATTTTAAAATTTATATTCTTAAGTGCCATCGGAATTTTTATGTTTTTTATTCCTATTACAATAGGGGGCAAGAGTACTATTCCTCTAGATCATGTGGTTACAGGTATTAAAATCCTTTTAGGTTCCTTTACTAAATATTATGCTCTAGTAGTTATCATATTAGGAGGAATATATCCTTTTTATAAAAAAACGTGGAACAAAGATATGGTTACTACTATATTTTCATTGTTTAAAATAGTAGGAGTTTTCGTGGCCTTCTTAGCTATTACAAACACAGGTCCTGAGTGGTTATTCACAAAGGATATGGTACCATTTTTATATGATAAATTAGTAATATCTGTTGGACTAATAGTTCCTGTGGGTTCTGCTTTCTTAGCCTTTTTAGTTGGATATGGATTACTTGAGTTTATAGGAATTTTAATGCAACCTGTTATGAAACCTATATGGAAGACCCCTGGTAGATCTGCCATAGATGCAGTTGCATCCTTTGTAGGAAGTTATTCCATAGGCCTTTTAATAACTAATAGAGTATTTAAAGAAGGTAAGTATACTATAAAGGAAGCATCCATAATAGCTACAGGATTTTCCACAGTTTCAGCAACTTTTATGATTATCGTAGCTAAGACCTTAGGTCTTATGGATATGTGGAACTTTTATTTCTGGTCCACATTAGTTATAACTTTCATAGTAACAGCATTAACAGTTAGAATATATCCCCTTTCAAAGAAGGAAGATACTTATATAACAGAATCTGGAGATGGTGAAGTAAGATTAGAAGGAAACATCTTTGAAAATGCTTTAAATGAAGGTTTAACTGCTGCTTCTAAATCTGAATCCATTGGAAAAAACATTGTAGATAATTTAAAAGATGGATTTATCATGACTATGGGTATACTACCATCCATACTATCCATAGGGTTACTTGGATTAATATTAGCTAAATATACACCTATCTTTGATGTATTAGGTTATATTTTCTACCCAGTTACACTATTACTTAAAATTCCAGAGCCTATGTTAGTAGCTAAAGCATCAGCTGTTGAGATTGCAGAAATGTTTTTACCTGCATTAATTGCCAAATCTGCACCACTTATTTCTAAGTATGTAATTGGAGTAGTATCCGTTTCAGCTGTATTATTTTTCTCTGCATCTATTCCATGTATCATGTCTACAGAAATACCTATCTCCATTACGGAAATAATTATTGTTTGGATTGAAAGAACCATATTCACTTTAATTCTAGCAGCCCTTACAGCATTTATGTTCCTATAG
- a CDS encoding dihydroxyacetone kinase subunit L, whose protein sequence is MNIHEFKKALSNSCEVLKENVDYLYQLDSATGDGDYGVTIGKIVKAIEETSKEDIKYYSDLFEQIGWNIMGVRSGSAGPLWASLFLGFSKGAGKKEELNLDDTKKLFQCGLDELNHILRVKVGDKTMMDSLIPAVEAILKEEESVFNALERGAKAAQNGADSTINLVAKYGRTKNLREKSLGYKDPGAVSIALFFEGLVIGLS, encoded by the coding sequence ATGAATATACATGAGTTTAAAAAAGCCCTATCTAATTCTTGTGAAGTGTTAAAAGAAAATGTAGATTATTTATACCAATTAGATTCTGCCACAGGGGATGGAGATTATGGAGTTACTATAGGTAAGATAGTGAAGGCTATAGAAGAAACTAGTAAAGAGGATATTAAATACTACTCTGATCTATTTGAACAAATAGGATGGAACATAATGGGGGTGCGTAGTGGTTCAGCAGGGCCCCTTTGGGCATCACTTTTTTTAGGATTTTCTAAAGGGGCAGGTAAAAAGGAGGAACTCAATTTAGATGATACGAAGAAGCTATTTCAATGTGGATTAGATGAGTTGAATCACATATTAAGAGTAAAGGTCGGAGATAAGACTATGATGGATAGCTTAATCCCAGCCGTAGAAGCCATATTAAAGGAAGAAGAATCTGTATTTAACGCCCTTGAGAGAGGCGCTAAAGCAGCCCAAAATGGAGCTGACAGCACAATTAATTTAGTAGCTAAATATGGTAGGACTAAAAATCTTAGAGAAAAGAGCCTAGGCTATAAGGACCCAGGAGCAGTATCTATAGCTTTATTCTTTGAGGGGTTGGTAATAGGATTAAGTTAA
- the glsA gene encoding glutaminase A produces MKDLLDAIVENNRHWTQYGNVATYIPELSKGNAHALGVYVYDVDGNEYSSGDYDVKFTIQSVSKIVSFMCALMDNNFEKLCTKISVAPTHDGFNSIVNLETKNSHKPLNPMINSGAIATISMVKGDTPEDKFNRILDFMKKITNNPNININHDVYHSEKNTGDRNRALAYFMKSTRIIGDDVEWILDVYFKLCSMEVTCKDIAYIGALLANDGVLPFNGERVTTKDICKIVKAVMTTCGMYDGSGEFAVSVGVPAKSGVGGGIVAVVPKKMGIGVVGPALDKKGNSIGGIQILKDLSNRLDLSIF; encoded by the coding sequence ATGAAAGATTTATTGGATGCAATTGTTGAAAACAATAGACATTGGACACAATATGGAAATGTTGCAACCTATATACCAGAATTATCTAAGGGCAATGCTCATGCACTAGGTGTTTATGTTTATGATGTAGATGGAAATGAATATTCTTCAGGAGATTATGATGTGAAGTTTACCATACAAAGCGTTTCAAAGATTGTTTCTTTTATGTGTGCACTCATGGATAATAACTTTGAAAAACTTTGTACAAAAATTAGCGTAGCACCTACACATGATGGCTTCAATTCCATTGTAAATCTTGAAACTAAAAACTCACATAAACCCCTTAACCCTATGATCAATTCAGGTGCCATTGCTACAATTTCCATGGTAAAAGGGGATACTCCTGAGGATAAGTTTAATAGAATTTTAGATTTCATGAAGAAAATTACAAATAACCCCAATATAAATATTAATCATGACGTTTATCATTCTGAAAAAAATACAGGGGATAGGAATAGAGCACTTGCTTATTTTATGAAAAGTACAAGGATTATTGGGGATGATGTGGAATGGATATTAGATGTATATTTTAAACTTTGTTCCATGGAGGTAACATGTAAGGATATAGCTTATATTGGTGCTTTGCTTGCAAATGACGGTGTGTTGCCCTTTAATGGGGAAAGGGTAACGACAAAAGATATTTGTAAAATAGTAAAGGCGGTTATGACTACCTGCGGAATGTATGATGGCTCAGGTGAATTTGCAGTAAGTGTTGGAGTACCTGCAAAAAGCGGTGTTGGTGGAGGTATTGTTGCTGTTGTGCCTAAAAAAATGGGTATAGGGGTTGTAGGCCCTGCATTAGATAAAAAAGGTAATAGTATTGGTGGTATTCAGATTTTAAAAGATTTATCCAATAGGCTGGATCTAAGTATTTTTTAG
- a CDS encoding response regulator transcription factor has product MENELILVVDDEKEIRDLVSIYLKGEGYDTVLASDGQQALDILNNSKIDLIILDVMMPNMDGISACIEIRKSKNIPIIILSAKGDDTDKILGLTIGADDYMTKPFNPLELMARVKSQLRRYKQFNSKYMENDLIEIDDLSINTSTHEVTVKGEKVKLTPREFNILKLLAENKGVVFSIEKIYESVWGESFFESDNTVMVHIRKIREKIEENPRSPRYLKTIWGVGYKVEG; this is encoded by the coding sequence ATGGAAAATGAACTTATACTAGTTGTTGATGATGAAAAAGAAATTAGAGACCTAGTTAGTATATATCTCAAAGGAGAAGGTTACGATACTGTCTTAGCTTCTGATGGTCAACAAGCTTTAGATATACTTAATAATTCAAAGATAGATCTTATAATATTAGATGTGATGATGCCTAATATGGACGGAATATCTGCATGTATAGAAATTAGAAAAAGTAAGAATATACCTATAATAATCTTATCTGCCAAAGGCGATGACACGGATAAAATATTAGGATTAACTATTGGAGCTGACGATTATATGACTAAGCCCTTTAATCCATTAGAGTTAATGGCTCGTGTAAAATCCCAACTAAGGAGATATAAACAATTCAATTCTAAATATATGGAAAATGATTTAATAGAAATAGATGATTTATCAATAAACACAAGTACCCATGAAGTTACTGTAAAAGGTGAAAAAGTAAAATTAACACCTAGAGAATTTAATATTTTAAAATTATTAGCTGAAAATAAGGGAGTAGTCTTTAGTATAGAAAAAATATATGAATCCGTATGGGGAGAAAGTTTTTTCGAATCGGATAATACAGTAATGGTTCATATAAGAAAGATTCGTGAAAAGATTGAGGAAAATCCTAGAAGTCCAAGGTATTTAAAGACTATATGGGGAGTAGGCTACAAAGTTGAAGGATAA
- a CDS encoding SDR family oxidoreductase: protein MKKLVVITGASSGIGRATAIKFSEAGHPVLLLARRLERLEELNLPNSMCRRVDVTDIESFKSAINEAEEKFGSVDCIVNNAGVMLLGNIQTQDPIEWKKMLDVNVLGVLNGIKCVLDSMIKRNEGTIVNISSIAGRKSFADHAAYCATKFGVHGLTETIREEIAPYNVRMTTIAPGVVETELLSHTTSDTIKGGYEDWKKTIEGGIFPEDIANAIFYAYSQPQTVCIREIVLAKTQQGA, encoded by the coding sequence ATGAAAAAATTAGTTGTTATTACAGGAGCAAGTTCAGGAATTGGAAGAGCTACAGCCATTAAGTTCTCAGAAGCAGGCCATCCAGTATTATTATTAGCTAGAAGATTAGAAAGACTAGAAGAATTAAATTTACCAAATTCCATGTGTAGAAGAGTGGACGTAACAGATATAGAATCTTTTAAGTCTGCTATTAATGAAGCTGAAGAAAAATTCGGATCAGTAGATTGTATTGTAAATAATGCAGGAGTAATGTTACTTGGAAATATACAAACTCAAGATCCTATTGAGTGGAAGAAAATGTTAGATGTTAATGTATTAGGTGTATTAAACGGAATTAAGTGTGTACTTGATTCTATGATTAAGAGAAACGAAGGAACTATTGTAAATATAAGTTCAATTGCAGGAAGAAAGTCTTTCGCAGATCATGCAGCTTATTGCGCTACAAAATTTGGGGTTCATGGATTAACTGAAACTATCAGAGAAGAAATAGCTCCATATAATGTTAGAATGACTACCATTGCACCAGGTGTTGTGGAAACTGAGTTATTAAGCCACACTACTAGTGATACAATTAAAGGTGGATATGAAGATTGGAAAAAGACTATTGAAGGTGGAATATTTCCAGAAGACATAGCTAATGCCATATTCTATGCTTACTCTCAACCTCAAACAGTTTGTATCCGTGAAATTGTCTTAGCTAAAACTCAGCAGGGAGCATAA
- a CDS encoding sensor histidine kinase → MKDKKNTLASSLVNKYNSTTKNFKSYLRLQLLAITGICIIMSIISVAFTVKVLKYNDFGRITYIDYTNSMNYIDRLSTNVSSELANSNFSLENKIGIEEIINKYNMNYNLNIMITDLDGNILMSVGDNPSIKVDIHKLIRDILHSRIDTSLYQRKVFYTFYPINFKDEKTYLIVSSIPTPEVKYKYSENILGAGLLVGIITFITLFLFLTKKAVSYVEEISSGLIEIAKGDLDYKVPVRGGNELALLAQNINHMESELKIKIAKEREAEITKNQLITNVSHDLRTPLTSIIGYLNLVKDGKYSNEEELKEYSTIAFNRAEKLKVLIDDLFEYTKLNNKGIVLNESPIRLNGMLKQLVDEMIVMADNNNVTLNLLVPNEPVIVKLDGDKMVRVFENLISNSIKYSIKPSIVHIKLYNDMNHVLLSVTNKADTIDSNELTKIFDRFYRLEKSRNSSKGGSGLGLSICKSIVELHGGTIWAESKNEYVTFNIKLPKGRD, encoded by the coding sequence TTGAAGGATAAAAAAAATACTCTAGCCTCCTCCTTAGTAAATAAGTATAATTCTACTACAAAAAATTTCAAATCATACTTAAGACTACAATTGTTAGCCATAACAGGCATATGCATAATAATGTCCATTATTTCAGTTGCATTTACAGTTAAAGTTCTTAAGTATAATGACTTTGGTAGAATTACTTATATTGACTATACAAATAGTATGAACTATATAGATAGGCTATCTACAAATGTTTCTTCTGAATTAGCAAATAGTAATTTTTCTTTAGAAAATAAAATAGGTATAGAAGAAATAATTAATAAATATAATATGAACTATAACTTAAATATTATGATTACAGATTTAGATGGAAACATTTTGATGTCTGTTGGAGATAATCCTTCTATAAAAGTAGACATACACAAATTAATACGAGATATACTTCATTCTAGGATAGATACTTCATTGTATCAACGAAAAGTATTTTATACCTTCTACCCCATCAATTTTAAAGATGAAAAAACTTATTTAATAGTAAGTTCCATACCAACTCCCGAAGTTAAATATAAGTATTCTGAAAATATATTAGGTGCAGGACTTTTAGTAGGTATTATTACATTTATAACTCTATTTTTATTTTTGACTAAAAAGGCCGTATCCTATGTAGAAGAAATATCTAGTGGTCTTATAGAAATAGCAAAAGGAGATTTAGATTATAAAGTTCCTGTAAGGGGAGGTAATGAACTAGCCCTCCTTGCCCAAAATATAAACCATATGGAATCAGAACTAAAAATAAAAATAGCAAAGGAAAGAGAAGCGGAAATAACTAAGAACCAGTTAATCACAAATGTATCTCACGATTTACGTACTCCACTGACTTCTATTATAGGTTACTTGAACTTAGTTAAAGATGGCAAATATTCAAATGAAGAAGAATTAAAGGAATATTCAACTATTGCCTTTAACAGGGCTGAAAAATTAAAAGTATTAATAGATGATTTATTTGAATATACAAAATTGAACAATAAGGGAATTGTCCTTAATGAATCTCCCATAAGATTAAATGGTATGCTAAAACAATTAGTTGATGAGATGATTGTTATGGCAGATAATAATAATGTGACTTTAAATTTACTTGTTCCAAATGAGCCTGTTATAGTGAAACTAGATGGAGATAAAATGGTTAGAGTTTTTGAAAATCTCATATCCAATAGTATAAAATACAGTATCAAACCTAGTATAGTCCATATAAAATTATATAATGATATGAACCATGTTCTTTTATCTGTCACTAACAAAGCAGATACTATTGATTCTAATGAACTAACTAAAATTTTTGATAGATTCTATAGGTTAGAAAAATCCCGAAATAGCTCTAAAGGTGGTAGCGGCTTAGGTCTTAGTATATGTAAAAGCATAGTGGAGCTACACGGTGGAACTATCTGGGCCGAATCTAAAAATGAATATGTAACCTTTAATATAAAACTACCAAAAGGCAGAGATTAG
- a CDS encoding winged helix-turn-helix transcriptional regulator yields MKKKVVCEMEVTVDIMGGKYKAIILYVLGEEGTKRFGELKSFICNVSHKTLTNQLRELEDNGLVQRKVYPEVPPRVEYSLTEKGKTLMPILEAMCEWGEKNMGDKYELINPLCE; encoded by the coding sequence ATGAAAAAAAAGGTAGTTTGTGAGATGGAAGTCACTGTAGATATAATGGGTGGAAAATATAAGGCCATAATTTTATATGTCCTAGGAGAAGAAGGGACAAAAAGATTTGGAGAACTAAAATCTTTCATTTGTAATGTGTCTCATAAAACCTTGACTAATCAATTGAGGGAGCTAGAAGATAATGGTTTAGTTCAGAGAAAAGTATATCCAGAGGTACCTCCTAGAGTGGAATACAGCTTAACAGAAAAGGGAAAGACCTTAATGCCCATACTAGAAGCCATGTGTGAATGGGGAGAGAAAAACATGGGAGACAAATATGAGCTTATAAATCCATTGTGTGAATAA
- a CDS encoding heavy metal translocating P-type ATPase yields MNEKHTHNQGCCCHGHDEHKNHEEHKGVDTCNTKTKCEEDEDESHQHKEVGCCGQVHHNDHEEHEGNDHCCGHEHIENEINNTVKQTAASISSDYMIKEFLVKGLHCGSCAAKIEDKAGKLSNVNRVIMNFATSTLTIEGSKKHMDSIVDEVKIIVDQVEPGTIVTEKNHTSNKDIDKKEIEEDTSNKSRLYRMALGILVFLGALYFKEEPFSLPLFIISYFAIGKDIILKSVKNILRGELFDENFLMTIATVAAFAIGEYPEAIMVVLLYEVGEYFQERAVESSRKSIADLMDIRPDYANLQVGDDLKKVSPYDVNRGDIIVVKPGEKVPLDGEIIEGSSSLDTAALTGESALRDVTKGDEIISGFININGVLTIKVTKNFKESAVSKILDLVENASGKKAKTEKRITKFAKYYTPVIIIAATMTALLPPLLMEGQSFDTWIYKAAIFLVISCPCALVISVPMGYFAGLGASSKNGILVKGGNYLEALTEIDTVVFDKTGTLTKGNFTVDKIVGVNGTSKDELLKYTSYVESFSNHPIALSIIKEYEGAIDKKLVKEYKDVTGKGVMALVDGVSVASGNKRLMEQFKVECGPVKEVGTIVYTAIDGKYAGYIIIKDEVKKDSKEAIRKLKDNNIKKVVMLTGDKKEVADLVGKDLNIDRVYSELLPQNKVEKVEELYNENIKGLAFVGDGINDAPVLARANVGVAMGGVGSDAAIEAADVVIMNDEPSKLATAIKIAKRTKEIVNMNIGMSIGIKLLVFVLTFMNLGSMWLAIFADMGVSTLAVMNSMRILKE; encoded by the coding sequence ATGAATGAAAAACATACACATAATCAAGGATGTTGTTGTCATGGACATGATGAGCATAAAAATCATGAAGAACATAAAGGTGTAGATACATGTAATACTAAAACTAAGTGTGAAGAAGATGAGGATGAATCCCATCAGCATAAGGAAGTTGGGTGTTGTGGCCAGGTCCATCATAATGACCATGAAGAACATGAGGGCAATGACCATTGTTGTGGACACGAGCATATAGAAAATGAAATAAATAATACTGTAAAACAAACAGCTGCTTCAATAAGTAGCGATTATATGATAAAAGAATTTTTAGTAAAGGGATTACACTGTGGATCTTGTGCAGCTAAGATAGAAGATAAAGCAGGGAAATTAAGTAATGTAAACAGAGTAATTATGAATTTTGCCACTTCTACGTTAACTATAGAAGGTAGTAAAAAACATATGGATTCTATAGTAGATGAAGTAAAAATTATAGTAGACCAAGTGGAGCCTGGAACAATAGTAACAGAAAAAAATCATACAAGTAATAAAGATATAGATAAGAAGGAGATCGAAGAAGATACTTCAAATAAGTCACGCCTTTATAGAATGGCTTTAGGAATATTAGTATTCTTAGGGGCATTATATTTTAAAGAAGAACCTTTTAGTTTACCCCTATTCATAATAAGTTACTTTGCTATAGGAAAGGACATCATATTAAAATCAGTAAAAAACATATTACGTGGAGAATTATTTGATGAAAACTTCCTAATGACTATAGCCACAGTGGCAGCCTTTGCCATAGGAGAATATCCAGAAGCTATAATGGTTGTACTGTTATATGAAGTAGGAGAATACTTCCAAGAAAGGGCAGTAGAATCTTCTAGAAAATCCATAGCAGATCTTATGGACATAAGACCTGATTATGCAAATTTACAAGTGGGAGATGATTTGAAAAAAGTTTCACCTTACGATGTTAATAGGGGAGATATAATAGTAGTAAAACCTGGGGAGAAAGTACCATTAGATGGTGAAATAATAGAAGGATCATCTTCTTTAGATACAGCAGCTTTAACTGGAGAATCAGCCTTAAGAGATGTAACAAAAGGGGATGAAATCATAAGTGGTTTCATCAACATAAATGGAGTTCTTACTATAAAAGTTACTAAAAATTTTAAAGAATCAGCCGTGTCTAAAATATTAGATTTAGTTGAAAATGCCAGCGGTAAAAAAGCCAAAACAGAAAAGAGAATAACTAAATTTGCTAAATACTATACTCCTGTAATAATAATAGCTGCTACTATGACTGCTTTATTGCCACCACTTTTAATGGAAGGTCAAAGTTTTGATACATGGATTTATAAGGCGGCTATATTCCTAGTAATCTCTTGTCCTTGTGCCCTAGTAATATCTGTACCAATGGGATACTTTGCAGGACTGGGAGCTTCTTCTAAAAATGGTATTCTAGTTAAGGGTGGAAATTATCTAGAGGCATTGACTGAAATAGATACGGTAGTATTTGATAAGACAGGAACCTTAACTAAGGGAAACTTTACGGTAGATAAAATAGTAGGTGTTAATGGGACTTCAAAGGATGAATTATTAAAATATACATCCTACGTTGAAAGTTTCTCAAACCATCCGATTGCCCTATCTATAATTAAGGAATATGAAGGGGCAATAGATAAAAAGCTAGTTAAAGAATATAAAGATGTGACGGGTAAAGGTGTTATGGCTCTAGTAGATGGAGTGAGTGTAGCCAGTGGTAATAAAAGACTCATGGAGCAATTTAAAGTAGAATGTGGTCCTGTAAAAGAAGTAGGAACTATAGTATATACGGCCATAGATGGAAAATACGCAGGTTATATAATAATAAAGGATGAAGTTAAGAAAGATTCTAAAGAGGCCATAAGAAAACTTAAAGACAATAATATAAAGAAAGTAGTCATGCTTACTGGTGATAAGAAAGAAGTAGCTGACTTAGTAGGAAAAGACTTAAATATTGATAGGGTATATTCAGAACTTTTACCTCAAAATAAAGTGGAAAAGGTAGAAGAATTATATAATGAAAATATTAAAGGCTTAGCCTTCGTAGGTGATGGTATAAATGATGCTCCTGTATTGGCAAGAGCTAACGTGGGAGTTGCCATGGGTGGTGTTGGTTCTGATGCGGCCATAGAAGCTGCCGATGTGGTAATAATGAATGATGAACCATCTAAACTGGCCACAGCTATTAAAATAGCCAAGAGAACTAAGGAAATAGTAAATATGAATATAGGTATGTCTATAGGTATAAAATTATTAGTGTTCGTATTAACATTTATGAATTTAGGTAGCATGTGGTTAGCCATATTTGCCGATATGGGTGTGTCCACATTAGCTGTAATGAATTCCATGAGAATATTAAAAGAATAA
- a CDS encoding sensor histidine kinase, with translation MSLKKKITVYICSFTVIMLIILSSVIYFRSEKMLNSEAETLMMAQLDRAQENIYFLTEINKIEAEELSKDFLVQEFYNKEVSQETVEAYLDKKMKAMNTNYPFYKDLFLLNKDGIIIATLVESARRIDLSTRPYFKRAKISDNTAISDILIARSDGDNIVNTLTPVFNSKGQVQGYAGIAVKAKYFSTFIENFSLGETGYYIVVDSNNLILSHPDTNKIFKKFKYSHLIGSKEYKGHHIEIDGERVFMIGKTMERKNWKIVAILKDKEIYEKSIQLSGYIIMFGILLILTAIFLGKYLSDKISMPIVAMTNSMNTLVDGTSSFKSNLQNTIDDLREETIPHNYTKEPSEIGNLRNSLLTLKGHFLKGIYKFEKESKILQKRANNLINEIDETQSQTLDFISKLSHDIRTPLTLIKGYSRGLEDHVELPKEVRKQFLNGIIDNVSNIETIVHDVLDTSYEVYNTPSLRRKRVTIRDFIDNIELETKILLDNRSRNLIFIKDSFIESKDTIFIDDSKMKRVWSNLISNAIKYTNEGGTIVQSFKRINNHMTWIIEDDGTGIKKEHMKKIFNMFYRANTIDKKGYGLGLYITKSILDAHGFTIKVESEYNKGTKIIVNIPID, from the coding sequence ATGTCCTTAAAGAAAAAGATTACTGTGTATATATGTAGCTTTACTGTAATTATGCTTATTATCCTATCTTCTGTCATATATTTTCGTTCTGAAAAAATGTTGAATAGTGAAGCTGAAACCCTCATGATGGCCCAACTAGATAGGGCACAAGAAAATATATACTTTCTTACAGAAATAAACAAAATAGAAGCAGAAGAACTATCTAAGGACTTTTTAGTTCAAGAGTTTTATAATAAAGAAGTTTCTCAGGAAACAGTCGAAGCCTATCTAGATAAAAAAATGAAGGCCATGAACACTAACTATCCATTCTATAAGGATTTATTCCTTTTAAATAAGGATGGAATAATTATAGCCACCTTAGTTGAATCTGCTAGAAGAATAGATTTATCTACAAGACCCTACTTTAAAAGGGCTAAAATTAGTGATAATACAGCCATTAGCGATATTCTCATAGCAAGATCAGATGGAGATAATATAGTAAATACATTAACTCCAGTATTCAATAGTAAGGGACAGGTTCAAGGCTATGCAGGAATAGCTGTAAAAGCTAAATATTTCTCCACATTTATTGAAAATTTCTCTTTAGGTGAAACAGGCTATTATATAGTCGTAGATTCTAATAATCTCATTCTATCCCACCCTGATACAAATAAAATATTTAAGAAATTTAAGTATTCCCATTTAATAGGTTCAAAGGAATATAAGGGACATCATATAGAAATAGATGGTGAAAGGGTTTTTATGATAGGAAAAACTATGGAGAGAAAAAACTGGAAGATAGTAGCTATTTTAAAGGATAAGGAAATCTATGAAAAGTCTATCCAATTGTCTGGTTATATTATTATGTTTGGTATTCTACTAATCTTAACTGCCATATTTCTAGGTAAATATTTATCTGACAAGATTTCCATGCCCATTGTGGCCATGACTAACTCCATGAATACATTAGTAGATGGAACTTCTTCCTTTAAATCCAATCTTCAAAACACTATAGATGATTTAAGAGAAGAAACTATTCCTCATAATTATACTAAGGAACCTAGTGAAATAGGCAATTTAAGAAACTCCCTATTAACTTTAAAGGGACACTTTTTAAAGGGGATATATAAATTTGAAAAGGAAAGTAAGATTCTCCAAAAAAGAGCTAATAATTTAATAAATGAAATAGATGAGACCCAAAGCCAAACCCTGGATTTCATTTCAAAATTATCCCACGATATTAGAACTCCTTTAACTTTAATTAAGGGGTATTCCAGGGGATTAGAGGATCATGTGGAACTTCCTAAGGAAGTTAGAAAGCAGTTTTTAAATGGCATAATAGACAATGTATCTAACATAGAAACTATAGTTCATGATGTACTAGATACATCTTACGAAGTATATAATACACCTTCTTTAAGAAGGAAAAGGGTAACCATAAGAGATTTCATAGACAATATTGAACTTGAGACAAAAATATTATTAGATAATCGATCAAGAAATCTAATCTTCATTAAGGATTCTTTTATTGAATCAAAGGATACCATATTTATAGATGATTCTAAAATGAAAAGAGTTTGGAGTAACCTCATAAGTAATGCCATAAAGTACACAAATGAAGGTGGTACCATAGTTCAATCCTTTAAAAGGATAAACAATCATATGACATGGATTATAGAAGATGATGGAACGGGCATAAAAAAAGAACACATGAAGAAAATATTCAATATGTTCTACAGGGCCAACACCATAGATAAAAAGGGGTATGGATTAGGCCTTTATATAACAAAATCCATATTAGATGCCCATGGATTCACTATCAAAGTTGAATCTGAGTATAATAAGGGAACTAAAATAATAGTTAATATACCGATTGATTAA